Part of the Caretta caretta isolate rCarCar2 chromosome 7, rCarCar1.hap1, whole genome shotgun sequence genome is shown below.
TAAATTGGACCCTTCATACCCAATTTTCATTAGCTGCAGTGGAGCCAGATTTGCAAGATGACTTTGGAACTGATGTCTTTCGGAGGAGATGCCAGGGTTGATTCGCTgtgctgcctttttctgttttctcCCTAAACTCTAGTGTCTGTTGTGGTTGCCACGTATAACGAGTATAAGatcaaaaatgtgtttaaagACTCACTGTTAGAGGGAGGTTATAAAAATGGGTGTTTAAAGTGACTGTGTTGTACAGTAGAATTCATTTGTCTAGCTGTTTTGTAACAGATACTTAATGTGGAGATAAaatttcttcctctccccagtACACCTTAATGATATTAATGAAACTATTTAGCTCTCTgttaatttttaatttctttctgtTAATGTTCCCTCAGGTGACTTGTCATCAAGAAACCTTGATACCAGCCAGGAAATGTTTCGATCTGGTTTCCAGATGTGTGCCAAGGAAGTGCTGCAATACCTGGGAAAGCATGAAAACACCAGGGATCTGAAATCTTCCCAGCTGGTCAGTCATCTGCACCGAATGGCCTCTGAGGTCCTCCAGGGCGGAGCCAGCCGAAAATGTGGAGATGCGCCCCCGAAAACAGTGGACTTGAAGGAGAAGTCTGGCTCTTTGCCCAAAACTGCTGAGGGTTACGGCAAGAACTGTGTGCCTGTTATACAGAGGACTTTCGCACATTCCAGTGGAGAGCAGAGTGGGAGcgacacagacacagacagtgGGTATGGAGGAGAGCTGGAGAAAAGTGACTCAAACGCCGATCAACAGTATTTTCAAAAGGATACGGGACTCAACTATGCCATGCAAGAGAGAATAAGCGCTATTAAGCAAGAGACTGAGGACCCACCAGCCAAAAGGACCAGGATGGAAACTTCAGAAGACGAAGGCCATTTTAGCAGTGATCTGATTGGCTCTTCAAGTAGCTTTTTGGGCCCTCACCCACCTCCTTTGTGCCTGCCTTTTTATTTGATCCCACCATCCGCAACTGCCTATCTGCCTATGCTGGAGAAGTGTTGGTACCCGACTTCCATGCCTGTCTTGTACCCAAGTCTCCCAGCCTCTACTGCAGCACTTTCAGGGTTAATGAGCCCAGATAAAATCTCTCCATCTCTCCTCATGCCTCAGAGACTTCC
Proteins encoded:
- the BHLHE40 gene encoding class E basic helix-loop-helix protein 40 yields the protein MEMIPSAQPPPACLGKLPALESTEMPGLAFSHMYQVYKPRRGLKRSEDNKETYKLPHRLIEKKRRDRINECIAQLKDLLPEHLKLTTLGHLEKAVVLELTLKHVKALTNLIEQQQQKIIALQNGLQAGDLSSRNLDTSQEMFRSGFQMCAKEVLQYLGKHENTRDLKSSQLVSHLHRMASEVLQGGASRKCGDAPPKTVDLKEKSGSLPKTAEGYGKNCVPVIQRTFAHSSGEQSGSDTDTDSGYGGELEKSDSNADQQYFQKDTGLNYAMQERISAIKQETEDPPAKRTRMETSEDEGHFSSDLIGSSSSFLGPHPPPLCLPFYLIPPSATAYLPMLEKCWYPTSMPVLYPSLPASTAALSGLMSPDKISPSLLMPQRLPSPLPVHSPMDSSALLQALKQIPPLNLETKD